A segment of the Candidatus Izimaplasma bacterium HR1 genome:
TTTGAATTTAGAGTTGTTCCTTTGAAAGAAAAACTTCCTAAAACATTTATATCGTAAAATTCTGCAAATTCATAACCAAATCCAAATGTTCCAGAAGCTGGAATAATTGGATTATCCAGTTCTAAGCCTGGCAAGGTTGTTTTTAGATTTATCATATTATATATACCTCTTTTGATTCTAATACTGGACCTTCTTTACAGATTCTTTTATAAGAATCAATTGTTTTATGAGTACAACCCATACAAGCTCCAAAGCCACAACCCATTCTTTCTTCAAATGATAATTGTCCTTCATATCCTTCTTTTACTAATGCATGAAGCATTGGTTCAGGTCCACATGAATAATAATAATCAAATTCAATGTCTAGTTGCTTGATAACATCAACAACATTTCCTTTATAACCATAACTACCATCCATAGTGGCAATATATGTATTTTCGGCTAGTGCGTTAAAGACACTCTCTTTAAAGACATCATACTGGTTATTAAATCCTAATACTGCGTCAAATTTAATATTATTTTTCTTTAGTTCTAAGGCTACCCCAATTAGTGGTGGCACTCCTACTCCGCCACCTATTAAAAGAACTTTTTCATGTTCTTTTAATACTGTAAATCCATTACCTAGAGGTGATAGGATATCTAATACATCAAGGAATTTTTTCTTTGATAGACGATCCGTTCCTTCACCAAATACTTTATATATAATCGTTATTTCATTTTCCTTATATTTAGAAATGCTAATTGGTCTTCTTAGAAACGCTTGATATGAATCATCTATTTTAATGTTTAAGAATTGTCCTGGATTCGTAATCTTTTCAGTATTTCCAAATAATCTCATTTCATATGTTTTGTAGGCGATTAAAGTGTTACTTAATACTTTATAGTTACTCATAGAATACACCTTCTTCATAAACTATTTTTCCATCTACGATTGTCATAAGAGGCCAACCTTTACATACCCATTTATCAAATGGTGTGTTTTTCCCTTTTGATACAAAATCGTTTTTATTAATTTCTTTTTCTGTGTGGAGATCAATAATTGTTATATCAGCAACTCTTCCTTCTAGTAATTTCCCATATCCTAAATTTAGTCTTTTTGCTGGATTATAACTAAACCATTTAACAATATCATGCAATGAAGCTATTCCTGATTCAACAAAATTGGTATAAATTAATGGAAATGCTGTTTCTAAACCAACTATTCCAAAAGGTGCTTCTTTTAATCCTTTTTGTTTTTCATCTTCTGTATGAGGGGCGTGGTCTGTTGAAATCATATCGATTGTTCCATCTAGTAACCCACTTATTAGTGCGTATTTATCTTTTAGTTCTCGAACCGGAGGATTCATTTTTGTATTACCATCTAGAACATCATTTTCAGTTAAGAGCAGATGGTGAGGGGTTACTTCACAAGTAACATTAACTCCTCTTTTTTTTGCATCTCTAACAATTCTTACGCCTTCTTTTGTAGATATGTGACAAACATGATATTTAGCTTTTGTTTCTTCAGCTATCAAAGTATCACGAGCTATTTGGATTGATTCACTTAAGGAAGTGATACCATCCCAACCTTCTCGTACTGCCTTATTTCCTTTATGAACATATCCTCCAAAGAGGATTTCTTCATCTTCGCAGTGTGCGGCGATTAACGTTTCATGGAGATGTGCTAGATGCATAGCGTCATACATTTGTCTTGTTGATTGGATTCCATATCCATCATTTGAAAAACCACAAACTTTGTTTTTCATTTGATCCATATCAACAAGGGGACTGAAGTTATTTTGTCCTTCTGTTATTGTTGCGTATGGTAATACCTTTATTAATGCTTTTTCATTAATAAGGTCTAGAATATGGTTTAGTGTTTTAATATTATCAGGAGCTGGTTTTGTATTCGGCATAGCGCAAACTAGACTATATCCACCTTTAGCTGCTGCTTTTGTTCCTGTTAATATTGTTTCTTTATTCTCATATCCAGGTTCCCTTAAATGAACATGCATATCGATAAGCCCTGGTGAAATAAATAAGTTTTCACAATCTATTATTTTATGATTATCTTCAAGGATGTCTTCATCAATTCTACTGATGATATCACCTTCAATTAAGATATCTTTTCTTTCTAATTCTTTTTTAATTAATACTTGTCCGTTTTTTAATAGTATTCCCATTATTTTATGATTTCTACTTTATCTTGTCCCTTTAAGTCTGTGACTGTTACTTTGACAAGTTCATCACTTGATGTAGGAATGTTCTTTCCAATAAAATTAGCTCTAATTGGTAACTGACGATGACCTCTATCTACTAATACAGCAAGTTCAATTTTACTTGGTCTTCCAAGATCGATAATAGCATCCATCGCTGCTCGTACTGTTCTTCCTGTGTATAGAACATCATCAACAAGTATTACGATTTTATCTGTTAGGTCTGATTTGACATATTCTTTGTTTATTGATTTAGGGATATCACTTTCAATATCATCACGATATGGGGTGATATCGATCTCGTATGTTTCTAAGTTAACCCCTTCAATCTTCAAAATGTTTTCTTGAATTATTGAAGCGATGATAACACCTTTTTTTCTTATTCCCAATAATACAACATTATTTAGTTGTTCATTTTGTTCAATGATTTCATAAGCTAATCGTCGTAAAGTTCTTTTCATTGTTTCATTATCAATAATGATTTTACTCATAATCAAACACCCACTTTAGGACAGCCATTCTTGTGTAAACACCATTTGTCATTTGTTTAAAGATTCTCGATTTATAGCATTCAACTACGTCATCATCTATTTCGGTTTTTCGGTTAAATGGTGCTGGATGCATGATGATTGCATGGTCTTTCATTTTAGCAACCTTGTCCATTGTTAAACCATAATCAGCTAGATACTCTTCTTTTGATAACTGGATTTCATAACCATGTCGTTCGTACTGAACACGTAATAACATAATTATATCCATTTCTTCGATTGCCTGATTAAATTCTATGTGTTCCCCGCTACCATCATCAAATTCTTTAGGTCCAGTAATATAAACTTTCATACCGAGACGTTCCATTACTTTGATGTTTGTGTGAGCTACTCGGGAATGTCTAATATCACCAACAATTGCAATTTTTAGATCTTTAAATTTACCGTATTCTTCATAAATTGTCATTAAGTCTAACAAACTTTGTGTTGGGTGATTCCCTGTTCCGTCTCCACCATTCATTAATGGTACATTGATACCATCTAGTTGTTTGAAGTAATTGTTTTGGGGATGTCTTATTACCATTGAATCAAATCCTAGTGCTTCAAATGTTCTAATTGTGTCATAAAGGCTTTCCCCTTTTTTTACGCTTGATGAAGCCGCATTAAAGTTTGTGTCAATCATACCTAGGTTTTGTTCTGCTGCAATAAAACTGTAATGTGTTCTTGTTGAGTTTTCAAAGAATAAGTTTACTACTTTTTTTCCTTGTAATTCCTTGTAGTCTTTACCGTTTTTAAATTCAACGGCTGATTCTATAATTTCTGTAATGTCTAAAACTGATAATTCTTCTAACGAAAATAGATTTTTCATAAATCCTCCTTATGATATAAAAAAATTCTTCCAGTTCTAGACCAGAAGAATTTATAAAAGTTAGATTTATGTTCTTGTAAAAAAGCAATTTCCTCGGAAATCAAACATAAACTTTTACACGCCTCTCTGGACTAGTTTAAAAAGTCACTTTTATTGTAATTTATATATTTCCTTTTTACAATAGATATTTAAAATTAATTGGAATTAATCTTCCATAAATGAGTATGGGGTAATTCCCTCTTCTAAATTTTCACCCAAAGTTTCAAAAGGAATGGTTGGATCTTTAATATACTTTTCAGTTTTCTTTGTTATTATTGGTGCTTTTTCTAAAATCTTGTTTGCAATTAGATCTTTTAAGACACTTTGTCGTTCTGCTTCTATTCTTTCAACACCATAGCGGAATGCATTCAAATCTCCCATAAGAATGAGTTTCTGTTTTGCACGAGTTACACCTGTATAAATTAGTTTACGCTTAAGCATGATAGAATAACTTCTAAATAACGGCATAATTACTACTTTGTATTCGCTACCTTGTGATTTATGGATGCTCATAGCAAATGCGTGTTTAAGATTTATTAAATCTCCTTTTTTATAAGCAACCTCGATTCCGAAGAAATCGACTATCAAAATCTCTTCACTTGTAATCCCAATAACAATCCCTTGATCACCATTCATAATTTGGTCTTCAATTTGATTTGTTAGTTGTATTACTTTATCACCTATTCTAAATTCTCTATCACCATGAACGATCGCTTTTTCAGTATTTTGGTTAAATTCTTTTTGAATCAATCTATTTACACTATCAATTCCTGTACTACCGCGATACATCGGAATTAATATTTGAATATCTTCGTAGAGATCATATCCTTGATTAATCAGATAGTTAATACTACTGATTAATCTAGTTTGAAAGTGTATGGATTTTTCTTCAACAAACATTCTATCCTCATAGACATTTAAAATGTCCCCAGGTATTGATTCAGTGTTTATACTATGGGCTAACGCAATAATATTAGAATCGTTAGCTTGACGGTGAATTGTTTTTAATCTTGTATAATCAATCATATCACTATCGATTAAATCTTTTAAGATTTGTCCTGGTCCAACACTTGGCAATTGATCCTCATCACCAACAATGATAAGTTTTGTTTCCTTAGGAATTGCTTGTAATAACTGTGAAGCTAAAAATACATCAATCATTGATGCTTCATCAACGATGATTACTTGTGCATCAACTAAGTTATCTTTATTATGAATAAACTTACCGTCATATGAATAACCTAAGAAACGATGAATCGTTTCAGCGTGGAGACTAGTTGTTTCATTCATTCTTTTAGCAGCTCTACCTGTTGGGGCAATAAGTTTTACTTCAAATAAAGTATTATTGTACTCAATCGGTATTTGATGATATTTAGCGTAAACAAAGACTAAACCTTTAATAACTGTAGTTTTCCCTGTACCTGGACCTCCAGTTAAAATAAAGATATTTGCTTTTAAAGCTCTTAGAATTGATTTCTTTTGTAAATTAGTATATTCAATATCATGAATTCCTTCATATAGTTTAATTAACTCTAATACTTTGTTTTCGTCTATCTCTTCTTGTTCATAATTACTTAATTCCTTAATTTTTTCTGTAATATTTTGCTCTGCATAATTTATTGTTTTTAGTTTAATAATGTTATCTTCAATAGTAAAGAATCCATCATCTACTAATTCATCAATATATTCTTTAATCGTTGATTCTTGAACTAACTCTTTTGTTTTGTTAAGTGCTTTGATTAAATATTCTAGTAATTGATCATAATATAAGAACGTATGACCATAATTAATCCCCATTAAATTATATAGGAAAATAATCATTGCTTTTATTCTTAACGGATCATCATCTTTGAATCCTAACTTCTTAGCAATTTGATCTGCTCTTTCAAATCCAATACCTTCAATATCGTATATTAGTTGGTACGGATTACTCTCGATAATCGCAATTGTTTCGTTTTGATAAAACTTATATATCTTGATTGCCATTTTTGGAGTGATTCCGTATCCATACAACTTGATTAAAGTATTCTCTGCGGCTTTATTTTCTACAAGTCCATCGTAGATAACATCAATTAGTTTATCTGATAACTTGGGAACTCCATTTAAAACTGCTTTGTCTTCAATTACCATTTTGATAAGGTTAGCACCAAGTTTAGTTACTATGTTTTGAGCCGTCTTTATCCCGACTCCCTTAAATAAATCACTTGCTAGATATTCAATTAACCCTGGAATTGAAGTGTCGCTTAACTTTTCAAAATTGTTGACCACATATTGCATTCCATAGCGATTATGTTCTTTGAATTCTCCAAAGAATTTTATTTCTTCTCCGCGCATCGGTTGGGGAAAATATCCAGTGACTGTGACATAATCAAAATCATCATAAGCAAAAAGTCCCATTTTTTCAGTGGCATCAGTTACTTTGATTTTAATAATTGTGTATGAATTATCATCATTATGATAGATAATTGCTTTTACTTTTCCTTGTATAAAGTCCATTTAAATCACCTACCTAATTATAGCATAATTTCACTTCAAATTAGTTGATAAATAACATTAAATTATTACCTATAAAAAAATAGTAACGACCAATCTAAGTCGTTACTATCAATTACTATTATGTAAGTATCATTATTGAATTATTGCTTCACCATATACAAATGCGGTGTTCATAAATTTTGATGAATTTATTACCTTAAATCCATTAGCAAGAAGTGAAGATTCGTAGTCTCTGTTTAGATTACAACCTGAAGCAATCCTTCTCCATGCGGGATTAACAAAATTAAATAAACCTTTATAGCCCTTTTTCTCAGGCAAGATATGCTCAATGAACATAATTGTTCCTGTCGGTTTAAGAACTCGTTTTAGTTCTTGGATTCCTTTATTTACATCAGAGACACTGCAAAATACCAAAGTGTGAATAATATAATCAAAAGAATTGTCTAAGAAAGGTAATTCTTCAACATTGACTTCTATTAGTTCTATACCAGTAGAAGCAATTTGTCTAATCTTCTTACTTAGTTTTTTATCAGTCATAGTGAGTTTATCAACGGCATCAAAGTTATAGTATTTTATATTAACTCCTGTACCTGAACCTATTTCTAATATGGTTCCCTTAGCTTTTGGAATTAATTCTTTTCTAGCTTTTATGATGCCACTTTTTTCTAAGGGTATCATGAATAGATCATATAATGAAATCATTTTGCCACCCCTATTATAATATTTAAATCATCTTCATCATAATTTGACAAGGATTAAACTTGTCAAAAATATCATCATTTTGATAGAAATCAATGAAGTTCATTTTAAGATAGAAATTTCTAGTTTGTAAGTACTCTTTGTTTTGCACTTTTTCTGCAAGAGTGAGAACCATTAAGTACTTATAGTTCTTATTTCTTGCGTACTTATTTACGTATTCTTGTAGAAGAGTTCCTATTCCTTGATTATGATATTTCTTTAGTATTCCAAGAACATACATTTCAAGCACATCCTTATTCTCTTCTCGTAAAGAATAAAAACCAATAGCTTCATCATTATTATACGCAGCTATAAATGGGTACTTAATTACATTAGATACATACTCTTTTGTCGATTCTTCTATCCCAAACCATTCAGGTAAATTCAAAAGAATTTTCGATGCAATTTTCTGTTTCTCATCATTATTCTCAATAACTTTTATATTCATATATTTTCCTTTACTATCTCATAAATCTTTCTATATCATCTACTTCTTTAATAATATCATCACTTAAGTTAATGCATCCATTCTTAGTAACTAACACATCATCTTCAATGCGGATTCCAATTTCCTCTTCTTTAATATATAGACCTGGTTCAATAGTAAGTACCATACCTTCTTGAATAGTTACTCCGTATTGTCCAACATCATGAACGTCTAAACCTAAGAAATGACCAATGCTGTGATAATAATATTTAGAAATTTCTTCGTCTTCTATAATTAATTCGATTCTTTTGCATTCAGTGATTAAGATGTTTTTCGCAAAATCATTTAACTCTTTCCAGGTTAAGCCTGGTTTCACAAAATTGATCGTTTCTTTGTTTGTTTTTAAGACGATTTCATACAACTCTTTTTGGCGATCTGAGAATTCTCCGCTACTAGGAAAAGTACGGGAAATATCAGCACTATACTCATCCCATTCAGCACCTAAATCACAAAGAATAAGTGAGTTCTTTTCAATTCTTTGATTGTTGTCTTCATAATGAAGAATTGTCGCATTTTTACCTGAAGCTAAAATTGTATCAAACCCAACTTTTCTAGTTCCGTTCAAGGTTATTTCATGCATAAAATCTGCTTCAACTTGGTTTTCGTAGTAACGATGTTCAACTTCCTTCATCATTCTCTTAATACCTTCGTTAGTGATTCTAATGGCTTTTTTAAGATCATCTATTTCATATTTATTTTTAAACATTCTTAAATAACTTGTATGTTCATTAAGATTCTTTACTTGTAATTCTGGGTACTTATCAATGAACTTTTTATATTCTTTATAAGCTAAAGGGTCGTGTTTAGTTGAAGGTCTAAACATATCTAAGTACATTACATTTGGTGGTAATATATTGTTTCCTCTAGTATAGGTCATAATTTTGTTTACGAATTTCTCTAGAACTGGATTAAACATTATGTTTTTAATGTCTATCTCAGAAACCGTACTTGCCTCTTCTTTGGAGATTTTTTCTCCAACCCATTGTTTCATGAATTTAGTTGTTTCATCAATAAATAAGAAAGATTTACTTTCTTTCTTTGTTTTTATTAACATCAATGTACAATTTGATTCTTTAACTCCTGTTAGATAGAAAAAGTTCTTAGAAACTAGGAATGGATAAAACTGATCAGTTGTACGGTGTGGTGCGTTTCCGCTATGAAGTAGTAATACACTGTCTTCGTCTAATTGTTCAAATAATCTATTTCTATTTATTAAAAATGGATTCATAATGTTCACCTCTTCTAAATTATACCATATTTAAATAAAAAAAAGACTTCCAAGGAAGTCTTTTTAGTTGTTATTTCAAGCTAGAAGCTAAATGAGCAATAGTACGAACCATTTGAGCAGTATAACTCATTTCGTTATCATACCATGTTACTACTTTAACCATTTGTTTTCCGTCTACTTCCATTACTTTAGTTAATTGTGAATCAAATAATGAACCGTATTCGATTCCAATTGTATCTGATGATACGATTGGATCTTCAGTGTAACCTAAAGTTTCGTTTGAAGCAGCTTTCATTGCAGCGTTTACTTCTTCAACTGTAACGTTTTTAGCTAATTCAACAGTTAAATCTACACAACTACCTGTAGGAGTTGGAACACGTAATGCATAACCATCAAGTTTTCCGTTTAACTCAGGTAATACTTTACCAACAGCAACAGCAGCACCTGTACTTGTAGGTACGATGTTTTCTGCAGCAGCACGTCCACGACGTGAGTTAATTCCTTTAGGATGTGGAGCATCTAAAGTGTTTTGAGCGTTAGTATAAGCATGAACTGTAGTCATGAATCCTTTTACTAATCCAAAACTATCATTTAATACTTTTACAACTGGAGCTAAACAGTTAGTAGTACATGAAGCACCACTTACTACAGTTTCAGTTCCGTCTAAGATTTCATGGTTAACATTGTAAACAATAGTTTTCATGTCACCTTTTGCTGGAGCTGAGATTACTACTTTTTGAGCTCCTGCTTTAATGTGTTTTTCGGCACCTTCTAAAGAAGTAAAGAATCCAGTACATTCTAATACTACTTCTACACCAAGTTTACCCCAAGGTAATAATTCAGGATCTCTTTGTGCATAAACTTTGACAGGATTCCCGTCAACTACGATTGAATCTCCATCAACTGAAATACTATCACTTTTGTATTTCCCTTGTGCTGTATCATATTTAAGTAAGTAAGCAAGTGTTTCTGCGTCTGTTAAATCGTTTAATGCAACGATTTCAAAATCAGGATTTTCGTTCATTAGTCTAAATGCTAAACGACCAATACGTCCGAATCCATTAATAGCAACTTTAATAGCCATAATAATTCCTCCAAATATTTTATTTTTAATATCAAGTATATTATAAATGTTTTAATTTGAAATTACAACTAATAAGGGCTCTAGTAAAAACGCTTTCTTACATTCGCACATTATTTCAGGGATAAAACATAAAAAAAAGTAGGTGCTTTAAAAGCAACCTACTTAATTTATTAAAATTTAATTACTCAGGTCTATCAACTTGAGCTGTTGAGAAATCTACTCCACCTAATACTGAACGTCCCCAACCAGTTACGTAAGATTTTACTAACCATTGGTCGTTATAGTGATAGATAGGGATTACTGGCATATCTGCCATGAATAATGCATGTGCATCGTATAAAGCAGAGAAGTGAGCTGCAGCTGTAGTAGCTGAAGACGCTTCTAATAATTTTGCTTCAAATGCAGCATTATCATAATCAGGATCATTGTATGCGTTACCTTGTGTAAAGATACCAATCATACCAGAAGGATCCATAAAGTCAGTTAACCAACCACCACGTGCCATATCGAAGTTACCAGCAGTTCTAGTAGCTTGGAATAAGCTCCATGCTTCATTAGCTAAGTTAATGTCAAATCCTAAGTTTTCTGACCACATACCTTGAATTAATACAGCAACAGTTTCATGTCCGTCTGAAGTATTATAACGGTATTCTTTTGTTCCTAATTCAGCTTGCAATTCAGC
Coding sequences within it:
- the pyrK_2 gene encoding Dihydroorotate dehydrogenase B (NAD(+)), electron transfer subunit, with the translated sequence MSNYKVLSNTLIAYKTYEMRLFGNTEKITNPGQFLNIKIDDSYQAFLRRPISISKYKENEITIIYKVFGEGTDRLSKKKFLDVLDILSPLGNGFTVLKEHEKVLLIGGGVGVPPLIGVALELKKNNIKFDAVLGFNNQYDVFKESVFNALAENTYIATMDGSYGYKGNVVDVIKQLDIEFDYYYSCGPEPMLHALVKEGYEGQLSFEERMGCGFGACMGCTHKTIDSYKRICKEGPVLESKEVYII
- the pyrC gene encoding Dihydroorotase, which translates into the protein MGILLKNGQVLIKKELERKDILIEGDIISRIDEDILEDNHKIIDCENLFISPGLIDMHVHLREPGYENKETILTGTKAAAKGGYSLVCAMPNTKPAPDNIKTLNHILDLINEKALIKVLPYATITEGQNNFSPLVDMDQMKNKVCGFSNDGYGIQSTRQMYDAMHLAHLHETLIAAHCEDEEILFGGYVHKGNKAVREGWDGITSLSESIQIARDTLIAEETKAKYHVCHISTKEGVRIVRDAKKRGVNVTCEVTPHHLLLTENDVLDGNTKMNPPVRELKDKYALISGLLDGTIDMISTDHAPHTEDEKQKGLKEAPFGIVGLETAFPLIYTNFVESGIASLHDIVKWFSYNPAKRLNLGYGKLLEGRVADITIIDLHTEKEINKNDFVSKGKNTPFDKWVCKGWPLMTIVDGKIVYEEGVFYE
- the pyrR_2 gene encoding Bifunctional protein PyrR, with protein sequence MSKIIIDNETMKRTLRRLAYEIIEQNEQLNNVVLLGIRKKGVIIASIIQENILKIEGVNLETYEIDITPYRDDIESDIPKSINKEYVKSDLTDKIVILVDDVLYTGRTVRAAMDAIIDLGRPSKIELAVLVDRGHRQLPIRANFIGKNIPTSSDELVKVTVTDLKGQDKVEIIK
- the pyrB gene encoding Aspartate carbamoyltransferase, with translation MKNLFSLEELSVLDITEIIESAVEFKNGKDYKELQGKKVVNLFFENSTRTHYSFIAAEQNLGMIDTNFNAASSSVKKGESLYDTIRTFEALGFDSMVIRHPQNNYFKQLDGINVPLMNGGDGTGNHPTQSLLDLMTIYEEYGKFKDLKIAIVGDIRHSRVAHTNIKVMERLGMKVYITGPKEFDDGSGEHIEFNQAIEEMDIIMLLRVQYERHGYEIQLSKEEYLADYGLTMDKVAKMKDHAIIMHPAPFNRKTEIDDDVVECYKSRIFKQMTNGVYTRMAVLKWVFDYE
- the recD2_2 gene encoding ATP-dependent RecD-like DNA helicase, producing the protein MDFIQGKVKAIIYHNDDNSYTIIKIKVTDATEKMGLFAYDDFDYVTVTGYFPQPMRGEEIKFFGEFKEHNRYGMQYVVNNFEKLSDTSIPGLIEYLASDLFKGVGIKTAQNIVTKLGANLIKMVIEDKAVLNGVPKLSDKLIDVIYDGLVENKAAENTLIKLYGYGITPKMAIKIYKFYQNETIAIIESNPYQLIYDIEGIGFERADQIAKKLGFKDDDPLRIKAMIIFLYNLMGINYGHTFLYYDQLLEYLIKALNKTKELVQESTIKEYIDELVDDGFFTIEDNIIKLKTINYAEQNITEKIKELSNYEQEEIDENKVLELIKLYEGIHDIEYTNLQKKSILRALKANIFILTGGPGTGKTTVIKGLVFVYAKYHQIPIEYNNTLFEVKLIAPTGRAAKRMNETTSLHAETIHRFLGYSYDGKFIHNKDNLVDAQVIIVDEASMIDVFLASQLLQAIPKETKLIIVGDEDQLPSVGPGQILKDLIDSDMIDYTRLKTIHRQANDSNIIALAHSINTESIPGDILNVYEDRMFVEEKSIHFQTRLISSINYLINQGYDLYEDIQILIPMYRGSTGIDSVNRLIQKEFNQNTEKAIVHGDREFRIGDKVIQLTNQIEDQIMNGDQGIVIGITSEEILIVDFFGIEVAYKKGDLINLKHAFAMSIHKSQGSEYKVVIMPLFRSYSIMLKRKLIYTGVTRAKQKLILMGDLNAFRYGVERIEAERQSVLKDLIANKILEKAPIITKKTEKYIKDPTIPFETLGENLEEGITPYSFMED
- the ubiE gene encoding Ubiquinone/menaquinone biosynthesis C-methyltransferase UbiE → MISLYDLFMIPLEKSGIIKARKELIPKAKGTILEIGSGTGVNIKYYNFDAVDKLTMTDKKLSKKIRQIASTGIELIEVNVEELPFLDNSFDYIIHTLVFCSVSDVNKGIQELKRVLKPTGTIMFIEHILPEKKGYKGLFNFVNPAWRRIASGCNLNRDYESSLLANGFKVINSSKFMNTAFVYGEAIIQ
- a CDS encoding Acetyltransferase (GNAT) family protein: MNIKVIENNDEKQKIASKILLNLPEWFGIEESTKEYVSNVIKYPFIAAYNNDEAIGFYSLREENKDVLEMYVLGILKKYHNQGIGTLLQEYVNKYARNKNYKYLMVLTLAEKVQNKEYLQTRNFYLKMNFIDFYQNDDIFDKFNPCQIMMKMI
- the pepP gene encoding Xaa-Pro aminopeptidase, translated to MNPFLINRNRLFEQLDEDSVLLLHSGNAPHRTTDQFYPFLVSKNFFYLTGVKESNCTLMLIKTKKESKSFLFIDETTKFMKQWVGEKISKEEASTVSEIDIKNIMFNPVLEKFVNKIMTYTRGNNILPPNVMYLDMFRPSTKHDPLAYKEYKKFIDKYPELQVKNLNEHTSYLRMFKNKYEIDDLKKAIRITNEGIKRMMKEVEHRYYENQVEADFMHEITLNGTRKVGFDTILASGKNATILHYEDNNQRIEKNSLILCDLGAEWDEYSADISRTFPSSGEFSDRQKELYEIVLKTNKETINFVKPGLTWKELNDFAKNILITECKRIELIIEDEEISKYYYHSIGHFLGLDVHDVGQYGVTIQEGMVLTIEPGLYIKEEEIGIRIEDDVLVTKNGCINLSDDIIKEVDDIERFMR
- the gap gene encoding Glyceraldehyde-3-phosphate dehydrogenase gives rise to the protein MAIKVAINGFGRIGRLAFRLMNENPDFEIVALNDLTDAETLAYLLKYDTAQGKYKSDSISVDGDSIVVDGNPVKVYAQRDPELLPWGKLGVEVVLECTGFFTSLEGAEKHIKAGAQKVVISAPAKGDMKTIVYNVNHEILDGTETVVSGASCTTNCLAPVVKVLNDSFGLVKGFMTTVHAYTNAQNTLDAPHPKGINSRRGRAAAENIVPTSTGAAVAVGKVLPELNGKLDGYALRVPTPTGSCVDLTVELAKNVTVEEVNAAMKAASNETLGYTEDPIVSSDTIGIEYGSLFDSQLTKVMEVDGKQMVKVVTWYDNEMSYTAQMVRTIAHLASSLK